The proteins below are encoded in one region of Rhododendron vialii isolate Sample 1 chromosome 7a, ASM3025357v1:
- the LOC131332538 gene encoding heat stress transcription factor B-4-like gives MSLMLDNCESILLSLDPQQHKSSVPAPFLTKTYHLIDDPATDHIVSWGEDDATFVVWRPPEFARDLLPNYFKHNNFSSFVRQLNTYGFRKIVPDRWEFANEFFKKGEKQLLCEIHRRKTSSPTQIAANHHHQYPHSPTAFSPTFYNYPTQFSTSPPDSSEEWSDSPPFTATNGISCYNTTTTTSATALSEENERLRRSNNMLMSEIAHMRKLYNDIIYFVQNHVKPVAPSRSTSFLVAAPPRVQKYDQVQGTGRSFDYYSGGGELTVGDDEMGTKLFGVNLQSKKKRLHADEYCSSDLEISKARLVLEKDDLGLNLMPPSPR, from the exons atgtcACTGATGCTGGACAACTGTGAGAGCATACTGCTCTCTCTAGACCCTCAACAGCATAAATCTTCAGTCCCGGCCCCGTTCCTCACGAAAACATACCATCTGATAGACGACCCCGCCACCGACCACATAGTCTCCTGGGGCGAAGACGACGCCACCTTCGTCGTCTGGCGGCCGCCGGAGTTCGCCCGCGACCTCCTCCCTAACTACTTCAAGCACAACAACTTCTCCAGCTTCGTCCGCCAGCTCAACACCTAC GGTTTCCGAAAGATTGTGCCAGACAGATGGGAATTCGCGAACGAGTTCTTCAAGAAGGGGGAAAAACAACTGCTCTGCGAGATCCACCGGAGGAAAACCTCTAGCCCCACGCAAATCGCCgcgaaccaccaccaccaataccCCCATTCCCCCACCGCCTTCAGCCCCACTTTCTATAATTACCCAACCCAATTCAGCACCTCGCCGCCCGATTCCTCCGAGGAGTGGTCAGACTCTCCACCCTTCACGGCCACCAACGGCATCAGCTGctacaacaccaccaccaccacctcggCCACGGCGCTGTCGGAGGAAAACGAGAGGCTGCGGCGGAGCAACAACATGCTAATGTCGGAAATCGCGCACATGAGAAAACTGTACAACGACATCATCTACTTCGTGCAGAACCACGTGAAGCCGGTGGCCCCGAGCAGGAGTACTAGTTTTCTTGTTGCCGCGCCACCGAGGGTCCAGAAGTACGATCAGGTTCAGGGAACGGGCCGGTCGTTTGATTACTACTCGGGCGGAGGAGAATTGACGGTAGGTGATGATGAAATGGGGACCAAGTTGTTTGGGGTGAATTTGCaatcgaagaagaagagattGCACGCGGATGAGTATTGTTCGTCTGATTTGGAGATTAGTAAAGCTCGTTTGGTTTTGGAGAAGGATGATTTAGGGTTGAATCTCATGCCTCCTTCCCCTCGTTAG
- the LOC131333597 gene encoding phosphoribosylamine--glycine ligase-like isoform X3: protein MACISANIGTSVRIFDSHRHSSLSRFVGIHCRCIFRNSLSVFYGGALRPNSVYHHGTRDDPLFNGFRSFSAAFSSISSDNGVAEERVVVLVIGGGGREHAICHALKRSPSCNAIFCAPGNAGISNAGDAMCISDLDILDSSAVISFCQKWGVGLVVVGPEAPLVAGLANDLVKSGIPTFGPSSEAAALEGSKTFMKNLCDKYGIPTAKYQTFTDPSAAKKYIKSQGAPIVIKADGLAAGKGVIVAMTLDEAYEAVDSMLVKGVFGSAGCRVVVEEFLEGEEASFFALVDGENAIPLESAQDHKRVGDGDTGPNTGGMGAYSPAPILTKELQSLVMESIILPTVKGMSEEGCKFVGVLYAGLMIEKKSGLPKLIEYNVRFGDPECQVLMVRLESDLARVLLAACRGELSGVSLNWSSGSAMVVVMASNGYPGSYEKGTVIRNLEEAEQVPSVKVFHAGTALDSDGNFIATGGRVLGVTAKGKDLEEAWERAYQAVEQINWQGGFNRGDIGWRALPHKRSSAKS from the exons ATGGCTTGCATTTCCGCTAACATTGGGACTTCAGTAAGAATTTTTGATAGTCACCGCCACAGTTCATTGAGCCGTTTTGTGGGCATTCATTGCCGGTGTATCTTCAGAAATTCGTTGTCAGTTTTCTATGGCGGTGCACTTCGTCCGAACTCTGTGTATCATCATGGCACTCGGGATGATCCCCTCTTCAATGGCTTTCGATCCTTCTCTGCAGCCTTCAGCAGCATTTCTTCTGATAACGGCGTGGCAG AAGAAagggtggtggtgttggttaTTGGCGGAGGGGGAAGAGAACATGCTATTTGTCATGCCTTGAAGAGGTCTCCCTCTTGCAATGCGATCTTTTGTGCACCAGGAAATGCTGGGATTTCCAATGCAGGGGATGCTATGTGCATCTCAGATCTTGACATATTAGATAGCTCGGCTGTGATTTCCTTCTGTCAAAAATGGGGTGTGGGACTTGTTGTGGTTGGACCAGAAGCTCCTCTTGTTGCAGGTCTTGCAAACGACTTAGTTAAGTCTGGAATTCCTACTTTTGGCCCTTCATCTGAGGCTGCTGCTTTGGAAGGTTCCAAGACTTTCATGAAGAATTTGTGTGACAAGTATGGAATTCCCACTGCTAAG TATCAAACTTTTACAGATCCATCTGCTGCAAAGAAGTATATAAAATCCCAAGGTGCACCAATTGTCATCAAGGCAGATGGATTGGCTGCTGGAAAAGGAGTTATTGTTGCCATGACATTGGACGAGGCTTATGAAGCTGTCGACTCAATGCTTGTAAAAGGTGTTTTCGGATCTGCTGGTTGCCGTGTAGTTGTTGAGGAGTTTTTGGAGGGTGAGGAAGCTTCATTCTTTGCTCTGGTGGATGGAGAGAACGCCATACCTTTAGAATCTGCTCAGGACCATAAACGAGTTGGGGACGGTGACACGGGGCCCAATACTGGTGGAATGGGAGCATACTCTCCAGCACCGATCTTAACAAAAGAACTCCAATCTTTGGTAATGGAATCTATAATTCTTCCTACAGTAAAAGGCATGTCAGAAGAGGGGTGCAAATTTGTTGGGGTCCTGTATGCTGGACTCATGATTGAAAAGAAATCTGGATTGCCTAAGCTAATAGAGTACAATGTGCGGTTTGGAGATCCAGAGTGCCAG GTGTTAATGGTCCGTTTGGAATCTGATTTGGCACGAGTTCTTCTAGCAGCTTGTCGGGGTGAACTCAGTGGTGTATCTTTGAACTGGTCCTCAGGTTCTGCCATGGTGGTAGTCATGGCAAGCAATGGCTACCCTGGGAGCTATGAAAAGGGGACTGTGATTAGAAATCTTGAGGAAGCAGAACAAGTCCCATCTGTTAAGGTATTTCATGCTGGAACTGCCCTTGACTCAGATGGCAACTTCATTGCTACTGGAGGACGTGTGCTTGGTGTCACAGCCAAGGGAAAAGACCTTGAAGAGGCATGGGAGAGAGCTTACCAAGCAGTTGAGCAAATAAATTGGCAAGGTGGGTTCAACCGCGGAGATATTGGTTGGAGGGCACTTCCCCATAAACGATCTTCTGCGAAATCATGA
- the LOC131333597 gene encoding phosphoribosylamine--glycine ligase-like isoform X1, translating to MKLVSPLIFSPSCTNSEVRFWSIKYAFSLRIFFRQASRMACISANIGTSVRIFDSHRHSSLSRFVGIHCRCIFRNSLSVFYGGALRPNSVYHHGTRDDPLFNGFRSFSAAFSSISSDNGVAEERVVVLVIGGGGREHAICHALKRSPSCNAIFCAPGNAGISNAGDAMCISDLDILDSSAVISFCQKWGVGLVVVGPEAPLVAGLANDLVKSGIPTFGPSSEAAALEGSKTFMKNLCDKYGIPTAKYQTFTDPSAAKKYIKSQGAPIVIKADGLAAGKGVIVAMTLDEAYEAVDSMLVKGVFGSAGCRVVVEEFLEGEEASFFALVDGENAIPLESAQDHKRVGDGDTGPNTGGMGAYSPAPILTKELQSLVMESIILPTVKGMSEEGCKFVGVLYAGLMIEKKSGLPKLIEYNVRFGDPECQVLMVRLESDLARVLLAACRGELSGVSLNWSSGSAMVVVMASNGYPGSYEKGTVIRNLEEAEQVPSVKVFHAGTALDSDGNFIATGGRVLGVTAKGKDLEEAWERAYQAVEQINWQGGFNRGDIGWRALPHKRSSAKS from the exons ATGAAGCTCGTTTCTCCTCTCATCTTCTCGCCGTCTTGCACCAACTCAGAGGTACGATTTTGGAGTATCAAATAC GCCTTTAGCTTGCGGATTTTTTTTCGGCAAGCAAGCAGAATGGCTTGCATTTCCGCTAACATTGGGACTTCAGTAAGAATTTTTGATAGTCACCGCCACAGTTCATTGAGCCGTTTTGTGGGCATTCATTGCCGGTGTATCTTCAGAAATTCGTTGTCAGTTTTCTATGGCGGTGCACTTCGTCCGAACTCTGTGTATCATCATGGCACTCGGGATGATCCCCTCTTCAATGGCTTTCGATCCTTCTCTGCAGCCTTCAGCAGCATTTCTTCTGATAACGGCGTGGCAG AAGAAagggtggtggtgttggttaTTGGCGGAGGGGGAAGAGAACATGCTATTTGTCATGCCTTGAAGAGGTCTCCCTCTTGCAATGCGATCTTTTGTGCACCAGGAAATGCTGGGATTTCCAATGCAGGGGATGCTATGTGCATCTCAGATCTTGACATATTAGATAGCTCGGCTGTGATTTCCTTCTGTCAAAAATGGGGTGTGGGACTTGTTGTGGTTGGACCAGAAGCTCCTCTTGTTGCAGGTCTTGCAAACGACTTAGTTAAGTCTGGAATTCCTACTTTTGGCCCTTCATCTGAGGCTGCTGCTTTGGAAGGTTCCAAGACTTTCATGAAGAATTTGTGTGACAAGTATGGAATTCCCACTGCTAAG TATCAAACTTTTACAGATCCATCTGCTGCAAAGAAGTATATAAAATCCCAAGGTGCACCAATTGTCATCAAGGCAGATGGATTGGCTGCTGGAAAAGGAGTTATTGTTGCCATGACATTGGACGAGGCTTATGAAGCTGTCGACTCAATGCTTGTAAAAGGTGTTTTCGGATCTGCTGGTTGCCGTGTAGTTGTTGAGGAGTTTTTGGAGGGTGAGGAAGCTTCATTCTTTGCTCTGGTGGATGGAGAGAACGCCATACCTTTAGAATCTGCTCAGGACCATAAACGAGTTGGGGACGGTGACACGGGGCCCAATACTGGTGGAATGGGAGCATACTCTCCAGCACCGATCTTAACAAAAGAACTCCAATCTTTGGTAATGGAATCTATAATTCTTCCTACAGTAAAAGGCATGTCAGAAGAGGGGTGCAAATTTGTTGGGGTCCTGTATGCTGGACTCATGATTGAAAAGAAATCTGGATTGCCTAAGCTAATAGAGTACAATGTGCGGTTTGGAGATCCAGAGTGCCAG GTGTTAATGGTCCGTTTGGAATCTGATTTGGCACGAGTTCTTCTAGCAGCTTGTCGGGGTGAACTCAGTGGTGTATCTTTGAACTGGTCCTCAGGTTCTGCCATGGTGGTAGTCATGGCAAGCAATGGCTACCCTGGGAGCTATGAAAAGGGGACTGTGATTAGAAATCTTGAGGAAGCAGAACAAGTCCCATCTGTTAAGGTATTTCATGCTGGAACTGCCCTTGACTCAGATGGCAACTTCATTGCTACTGGAGGACGTGTGCTTGGTGTCACAGCCAAGGGAAAAGACCTTGAAGAGGCATGGGAGAGAGCTTACCAAGCAGTTGAGCAAATAAATTGGCAAGGTGGGTTCAACCGCGGAGATATTGGTTGGAGGGCACTTCCCCATAAACGATCTTCTGCGAAATCATGA
- the LOC131333597 gene encoding phosphoribosylamine--glycine ligase-like isoform X2 — translation MKLVSPLIFSPSCTNSEAFSLRIFFRQASRMACISANIGTSVRIFDSHRHSSLSRFVGIHCRCIFRNSLSVFYGGALRPNSVYHHGTRDDPLFNGFRSFSAAFSSISSDNGVAEERVVVLVIGGGGREHAICHALKRSPSCNAIFCAPGNAGISNAGDAMCISDLDILDSSAVISFCQKWGVGLVVVGPEAPLVAGLANDLVKSGIPTFGPSSEAAALEGSKTFMKNLCDKYGIPTAKYQTFTDPSAAKKYIKSQGAPIVIKADGLAAGKGVIVAMTLDEAYEAVDSMLVKGVFGSAGCRVVVEEFLEGEEASFFALVDGENAIPLESAQDHKRVGDGDTGPNTGGMGAYSPAPILTKELQSLVMESIILPTVKGMSEEGCKFVGVLYAGLMIEKKSGLPKLIEYNVRFGDPECQVLMVRLESDLARVLLAACRGELSGVSLNWSSGSAMVVVMASNGYPGSYEKGTVIRNLEEAEQVPSVKVFHAGTALDSDGNFIATGGRVLGVTAKGKDLEEAWERAYQAVEQINWQGGFNRGDIGWRALPHKRSSAKS, via the exons ATGAAGCTCGTTTCTCCTCTCATCTTCTCGCCGTCTTGCACCAACTCAGAG GCCTTTAGCTTGCGGATTTTTTTTCGGCAAGCAAGCAGAATGGCTTGCATTTCCGCTAACATTGGGACTTCAGTAAGAATTTTTGATAGTCACCGCCACAGTTCATTGAGCCGTTTTGTGGGCATTCATTGCCGGTGTATCTTCAGAAATTCGTTGTCAGTTTTCTATGGCGGTGCACTTCGTCCGAACTCTGTGTATCATCATGGCACTCGGGATGATCCCCTCTTCAATGGCTTTCGATCCTTCTCTGCAGCCTTCAGCAGCATTTCTTCTGATAACGGCGTGGCAG AAGAAagggtggtggtgttggttaTTGGCGGAGGGGGAAGAGAACATGCTATTTGTCATGCCTTGAAGAGGTCTCCCTCTTGCAATGCGATCTTTTGTGCACCAGGAAATGCTGGGATTTCCAATGCAGGGGATGCTATGTGCATCTCAGATCTTGACATATTAGATAGCTCGGCTGTGATTTCCTTCTGTCAAAAATGGGGTGTGGGACTTGTTGTGGTTGGACCAGAAGCTCCTCTTGTTGCAGGTCTTGCAAACGACTTAGTTAAGTCTGGAATTCCTACTTTTGGCCCTTCATCTGAGGCTGCTGCTTTGGAAGGTTCCAAGACTTTCATGAAGAATTTGTGTGACAAGTATGGAATTCCCACTGCTAAG TATCAAACTTTTACAGATCCATCTGCTGCAAAGAAGTATATAAAATCCCAAGGTGCACCAATTGTCATCAAGGCAGATGGATTGGCTGCTGGAAAAGGAGTTATTGTTGCCATGACATTGGACGAGGCTTATGAAGCTGTCGACTCAATGCTTGTAAAAGGTGTTTTCGGATCTGCTGGTTGCCGTGTAGTTGTTGAGGAGTTTTTGGAGGGTGAGGAAGCTTCATTCTTTGCTCTGGTGGATGGAGAGAACGCCATACCTTTAGAATCTGCTCAGGACCATAAACGAGTTGGGGACGGTGACACGGGGCCCAATACTGGTGGAATGGGAGCATACTCTCCAGCACCGATCTTAACAAAAGAACTCCAATCTTTGGTAATGGAATCTATAATTCTTCCTACAGTAAAAGGCATGTCAGAAGAGGGGTGCAAATTTGTTGGGGTCCTGTATGCTGGACTCATGATTGAAAAGAAATCTGGATTGCCTAAGCTAATAGAGTACAATGTGCGGTTTGGAGATCCAGAGTGCCAG GTGTTAATGGTCCGTTTGGAATCTGATTTGGCACGAGTTCTTCTAGCAGCTTGTCGGGGTGAACTCAGTGGTGTATCTTTGAACTGGTCCTCAGGTTCTGCCATGGTGGTAGTCATGGCAAGCAATGGCTACCCTGGGAGCTATGAAAAGGGGACTGTGATTAGAAATCTTGAGGAAGCAGAACAAGTCCCATCTGTTAAGGTATTTCATGCTGGAACTGCCCTTGACTCAGATGGCAACTTCATTGCTACTGGAGGACGTGTGCTTGGTGTCACAGCCAAGGGAAAAGACCTTGAAGAGGCATGGGAGAGAGCTTACCAAGCAGTTGAGCAAATAAATTGGCAAGGTGGGTTCAACCGCGGAGATATTGGTTGGAGGGCACTTCCCCATAAACGATCTTCTGCGAAATCATGA